Proteins from a genomic interval of Kribbella aluminosa:
- a CDS encoding sensor histidine kinase has translation MGSVQNSRGGAGQPVWTRALVGWHIVFWVLLGMTLALSFLGHLGAVRQSVYVGTVVVLAAAYQFIGLPAIRSRRAFPSYTYRLLLIASLITLIGIYPQSVFLMFIASAQIWLLCEDLREGIGLSLLLVLGVGAAQLWSAGWGWSAFWQILPWMLVSLVVSLLFGIWIEKVITQSQQRAELIEQLESARDELAEAHHSAGVMAERERMAREIHDTLAQGMTSIVMLAQAGAAELSQGGDPAGRLAAIEQTARENLAEARALVAAFTPVALSEATLTEVLRRQAERFAAETGVDVQVSLDLPDDEVAALPQAQQVVLLRSAQEALANVRKHAAATQVLITLGLSSNRVWIEIRDDGSGFSPGVASGGFGLNAMRGRVEESGGTVQIESTPGHGTRVQVLIPAVQEDV, from the coding sequence ATGGGTTCCGTGCAGAACTCACGCGGTGGCGCCGGGCAGCCCGTCTGGACCCGGGCGCTGGTCGGCTGGCACATCGTGTTCTGGGTGCTGCTCGGGATGACGCTCGCGCTCTCGTTCCTCGGCCACCTCGGCGCGGTGCGGCAGTCGGTGTACGTCGGTACGGTCGTGGTGCTCGCGGCGGCGTACCAGTTCATCGGCCTGCCCGCGATCCGGTCCCGCCGGGCGTTCCCGTCGTACACCTATCGGCTGCTGCTGATCGCCTCCCTGATCACGCTGATCGGGATCTACCCGCAGTCGGTGTTCCTGATGTTCATCGCGTCAGCGCAGATCTGGCTGCTCTGCGAGGACCTGCGCGAGGGCATCGGGCTGAGCCTGCTGCTGGTGCTCGGCGTCGGTGCAGCGCAGCTGTGGAGCGCGGGGTGGGGCTGGAGCGCGTTCTGGCAGATCCTGCCGTGGATGCTGGTCAGTCTGGTGGTCAGCCTGCTGTTCGGGATCTGGATCGAGAAGGTGATCACGCAGAGTCAGCAACGCGCGGAGCTGATCGAGCAGCTCGAGTCGGCCCGCGACGAGCTCGCCGAGGCGCACCACAGCGCCGGTGTGATGGCCGAGCGGGAGCGGATGGCGCGGGAGATCCACGACACGCTCGCGCAGGGGATGACGAGCATCGTGATGCTCGCGCAGGCGGGTGCGGCCGAGCTTTCGCAGGGTGGTGATCCCGCCGGACGCCTCGCCGCGATCGAGCAGACCGCCCGGGAGAACCTGGCGGAGGCGCGCGCGCTGGTCGCCGCGTTCACCCCGGTCGCGTTGTCGGAGGCAACCTTGACCGAGGTACTGCGGCGGCAGGCGGAGCGGTTCGCCGCCGAGACCGGTGTCGACGTACAGGTCTCCCTGGACCTGCCGGACGACGAGGTCGCGGCGCTGCCCCAGGCACAGCAGGTCGTGTTGTTGCGATCGGCCCAGGAGGCGCTGGCCAACGTACGCAAGCACGCGGCCGCGACGCAGGTCCTGATCACGCTCGGCCTCTCGTCGAACCGGGTCTGGATCGAGATCCGGGACGACGGCTCGGGCTTCTCCCCCGGCGTCGCGTCCGGCGGCTTCGGCCTGAACGCGATGCGAGGCCGGGTCGAGGAATCCGGCGGTACCGTCCAGATCGAAAGTACTCCCGGCCACGGCACGCGAGTTCAGGTTCTGATCCCAGCTGTGCAGGAGGACGTGTGA
- a CDS encoding ABC transporter permease, producing MSAALPSPLKVGLSRTGIEVKEFFREREQLIFTFFFPIIFLGIFSAVFSGTNFSGGVTAATYFTPGMIASGIFLTSFQSLAIAIAIERDQDVLKRLRGTPMSPQSYFIGKIGMVLITSILQFALLLVIAGLALGVHIPTSPGKWLDFLWIFVLGTASGSVLGIAFSVVPKSGRAASAVVTPVVLLLQFMSGVYFVYSSLPGWMRDVASVFPLKWLAQGMRSVFLPDGFQANEPGGSWQLGTGAIVLTVWLVVGLFLAQRLFRWTRRDAG from the coding sequence GTGAGCGCCGCACTGCCGTCCCCGCTCAAGGTCGGGCTGTCCCGGACCGGGATCGAGGTGAAGGAGTTCTTCCGCGAGCGCGAGCAGCTGATCTTCACGTTCTTCTTCCCGATCATCTTCCTGGGCATCTTCTCCGCCGTGTTCAGCGGCACCAACTTCTCCGGCGGCGTCACCGCCGCGACCTACTTCACCCCCGGAATGATTGCCTCCGGCATCTTTCTGACCAGCTTCCAGTCGCTCGCCATCGCGATCGCGATCGAGCGCGACCAGGACGTCCTGAAACGGCTCCGCGGTACGCCGATGTCGCCGCAGTCGTACTTCATCGGCAAGATCGGCATGGTCCTGATCACCTCGATCCTGCAGTTCGCGCTGCTGCTCGTGATCGCCGGCCTGGCGCTCGGCGTCCACATCCCGACGTCGCCGGGCAAGTGGCTCGACTTCCTGTGGATCTTCGTGCTCGGTACGGCGTCCGGTTCGGTGCTCGGGATCGCGTTCTCCGTCGTACCGAAGTCCGGCCGGGCCGCGTCCGCGGTGGTCACCCCGGTGGTCCTGCTGCTGCAGTTCATGTCCGGTGTGTACTTCGTCTACAGCAGCCTGCCCGGATGGATGCGTGACGTCGCCTCGGTCTTTCCGCTGAAGTGGCTGGCGCAGGGCATGCGGTCGGTGTTCCTCCCGGACGGCTTCCAGGCGAACGAGCCGGGCGGGTCCTGGCAGCTCGGCACCGGCGCGATCGTGCTCACCGTCTGGCTGGTCGTCGGCCTCTTCCTCGCCCAGCGGCTGTTCCGCTGGACCCGGCGGGACGCGGGCTGA
- a CDS encoding S-(hydroxymethyl)mycothiol dehydrogenase, whose amino-acid sequence MAQTVRGVVAAGKGAPVSIEEITVPDPGPGEAVVKVQACGVCHTDLHYREGGINDEFPFLLGHEAAGIVEAVGDGVTDVQPGDFVVLNWRAVCGNCRACLRGRPWYCFNTHNAKQKMTLADGTELSPALGIGAFAEKTLVAAGQCTKVDPAAKPEVAGLLGCGVMAGLGAALNTGNVGRGDTVAVIGAGGVGTAAVVGARLAGAAKVIALDLDERKLGTAKELGATHTINSKGLDHDGVVAAVQELTGGFGADVVIDAVGRPETWKQAFYARDLAGTVVLVGVPTPEMRLDMPLLDFFGRGGSLKSSWYGDCLPTRDFPLLIDLHLQGRLPLDRFVSETIALEDVEDAFTKMHHGDVLRSVVVF is encoded by the coding sequence ATGGCTCAGACGGTGCGTGGTGTGGTGGCGGCTGGTAAGGGTGCGCCGGTGTCGATCGAGGAGATCACGGTCCCGGACCCTGGTCCCGGTGAGGCGGTCGTGAAGGTGCAGGCCTGCGGGGTCTGCCACACGGACCTGCACTACCGGGAGGGCGGGATCAACGACGAGTTCCCGTTCCTGCTCGGGCACGAGGCGGCCGGGATCGTGGAGGCGGTCGGTGACGGTGTGACCGACGTACAGCCGGGTGACTTCGTCGTACTGAACTGGCGGGCGGTCTGCGGCAACTGTCGCGCCTGCCTGCGCGGCCGGCCCTGGTACTGCTTCAACACGCACAACGCCAAACAGAAGATGACGCTCGCCGACGGCACCGAGCTGAGCCCGGCGCTCGGCATCGGGGCGTTCGCGGAGAAGACGCTGGTCGCGGCCGGGCAGTGTACGAAGGTGGACCCGGCGGCCAAGCCCGAGGTGGCGGGTCTGCTCGGCTGCGGTGTGATGGCCGGGCTCGGTGCCGCGCTCAACACCGGCAACGTGGGCCGCGGTGACACGGTCGCGGTGATCGGTGCGGGCGGAGTCGGTACGGCGGCCGTGGTCGGCGCCCGGCTCGCCGGAGCGGCGAAGGTGATCGCGCTCGACCTCGACGAGCGCAAGCTCGGCACCGCGAAGGAGCTCGGCGCGACCCACACGATCAACTCGAAGGGCCTCGACCACGACGGCGTCGTCGCGGCGGTGCAGGAGCTGACCGGCGGGTTCGGCGCCGACGTCGTGATCGACGCGGTCGGTCGGCCGGAGACCTGGAAGCAGGCGTTCTACGCCCGCGACCTGGCCGGCACCGTCGTACTGGTCGGCGTACCGACGCCCGAGATGCGGCTCGACATGCCGTTGCTGGACTTCTTCGGCCGCGGCGGCTCACTGAAGTCGAGCTGGTACGGCGACTGCCTGCCGACCCGCGACTTCCCCCTCCTGATCGACCTGCACCTGCAGGGCCGGCTGCCGCTGGACCGGTTCGTGTCGGAGACGATCGCGCTGGAGGACGTCGAGGACGCGTTCACGAAGATGCACCACGGCGACGTACTGCGGTCGGTCGTTGTGTTCTAG
- a CDS encoding ABC transporter ATP-binding protein codes for MENDNAVRVRGLVKRYPDKVAVDGVDLDIHRGEVFALLGPNGAGKTTTVEILEGYRHADEGEISVLGSDPAHADRVWRSRIGIVAQTTRDEAVLSVAEMVTHFAGFYPNPRDPEQVIASVGLQDKRKARVRSLSGGQRRRLDVALGVIGNPELLFLDEPTTGFDPEARRQFWTLIEELRTEGTTVLLTTHYLDEAEHLADRVGVIADGRMIEVATPETLGGRGARTARVSWLAADGQHEVRTDQPTAEVARLMAEYGGEVPELEVRRPSLEDIYLELIGSAAAAPELEGALK; via the coding sequence ATGGAGAACGACAACGCAGTGAGGGTGCGCGGCCTGGTCAAGCGGTATCCGGACAAGGTCGCTGTGGACGGTGTCGATCTGGACATCCACCGGGGCGAGGTGTTCGCCCTGCTCGGCCCGAACGGGGCCGGTAAGACGACGACCGTGGAGATTCTGGAGGGGTATCGCCACGCCGACGAGGGAGAGATCAGCGTGCTCGGGTCGGACCCGGCGCACGCCGACCGGGTCTGGCGGTCCCGGATCGGGATCGTCGCGCAGACGACCCGGGACGAGGCGGTGCTGTCGGTCGCCGAGATGGTGACGCACTTCGCCGGCTTCTACCCGAACCCACGCGACCCCGAACAGGTGATCGCCTCGGTCGGTCTGCAGGACAAGCGCAAGGCCCGGGTCCGCAGCCTGTCCGGCGGCCAGCGCCGCCGGCTGGACGTCGCGCTCGGCGTGATCGGCAACCCGGAACTGCTGTTCCTGGACGAGCCGACCACCGGGTTCGACCCGGAGGCGAGGCGGCAGTTCTGGACGCTGATCGAGGAGCTCCGCACCGAGGGCACCACGGTCCTGCTCACCACCCACTACCTGGACGAGGCCGAGCACCTGGCCGACCGGGTCGGCGTGATCGCCGACGGCCGGATGATCGAGGTCGCGACGCCGGAGACGCTCGGCGGCCGCGGCGCCCGGACCGCGCGGGTCTCCTGGCTGGCCGCGGACGGTCAGCACGAAGTACGCACCGATCAGCCGACCGCCGAGGTCGCGCGGCTGATGGCGGAGTACGGCGGCGAGGTGCCCGAGCTGGAGGTCCGGCGCCCGAGTCTGGAAGACATCTACCTGGAACTCATCGGGTCGGCGGCCGCCGCTCCGGAACTGGAAGGAGCTCTCAAGTGA